CGAAAGCCCTGCCTGAAATCCATCAAGAATGAGATACTCAAAATGCAGTTTATCGTCATGAACAGGAACTCCCCATTCTTCATCGTGATATTTTATCATTAAGGGTTCTTTCTCTTTTTTTCCTGGCCAAGAGCATCTTTTCTTTTCCATTTATATTTTAAAATCTAAAACGGAGTACTTTCAGAATTCTCTGCATTTTCTCCATCACCATTGATTTTACTTTTTTTAATTATCGTTTTCTGGGTTTCAGTAGCATCATCACTATGTATATCATCGTCCCCCCAGGGGTTGTAACCAGAGTCATTAAATTTTGTAAATTTCTTAATAAATTGTAACTTAATTTCTCCTGTTTGTCCATTTCTATGTTTGGCTACAAGCACTTCAGCCAAACCACTGGTTGAATTACCTTCATTATCTTCAGTAAGCCCATAAAGTTCCGGTCTGTACAGGAAAATTACAAGATCGGCATCTTGCTCAAGACTTCCGGATTCCCGCAGGTCAGCGAGTAGTGGTTTTTTATCCCCTCCTCTATGCTCTACTGCCCTGCTTAGCTGGGATAAGGCAATTACAGGTACGTTAAGCTCTTTAGCCAAATTCTTTAGGGCCCTTGATATGGAAGCTATTTCCTGCTCTCTGTTCCCGGAACCATACTTTTTATTAGTATCGCCAACCATAAATTGCAGGTAATCTACTATTATCAATTTAATATCATGTTTAATTTTCAATCTCCTGCATTTCCCTCTTAATTCCATAATTGATAAAGCGGGCGTGTCATCAACATAAATAGGGGCTTGAGTTAAAGGTTTGATCTTTTCATGTAATTGCAGCCATTCAAAATCTTTTAATCTCCCCTGCCTTATTTTTTCACCTTCTAATTCAGCTTCAGCAGACATTAACCTGTTGACTAATTGGATAGAAGACATTTCAAGGGAGAAAAAAGCTACCGGGAAATGAGAATCTATAGAGGCATTACGCATTGCAGTAAGGGCAAACGCTGTTTTACCCATTCCCGGCCGGGCAGCAATAATTATCAGGTCAGACTTTTGCCAACCGGAAGTTATTCTGTCAAGCTCAGTAAAACCGCTTGGTACGCCTGTAAGTCCATCTTTAAGATCTTTCTTTGCTTCTAACTCTTCAAGCGCTTCTATAATTTTAATATTCAGGGAAGCATAATTCTTTCTGATATTATTTTCAGAAACTTCAAAAAGATTCTGTTCAGTTTTATCCAATAAATCAAAAACATCTATTGTATCCTCATAAGCATCCCTTAATACTTCAGAAGCAATAGTGATCAATTCTCTTTTAATTGCATTCTGAATTACGATGCGGGAATGTTTTTCAATATTGGCTGCAGCATTGACGCGGGTTGTAAGCCCGGTTAAGTAAAATGGGCCGCCAACAGATTCTAATTCTCCATCCTCTCTAAGCTGGTTTGTAATTGTGATCAGATCAACTGGTTCGGATTTTTCAAAAAGGGCGAGGATTGCCTGATAAATTTTTTGATGTGCTTCTTTATAAAAACTTTCTGGCTTGAGAATATCCACTATCTCAGTGAG
This genomic stretch from Cytophagales bacterium harbors:
- the dnaB gene encoding replicative DNA helicase; its protein translation is MQLSSKKEQAGKKSSKTSSHSKKSETLKNDISLGMGKIPPQALEAEEAVLGAILLEKHALTEIVDILKPESFYKEAHQKIYQAILALFEKSEPVDLITITNQLREDGELESVGGPFYLTGLTTRVNAAANIEKHSRIVIQNAIKRELITIASEVLRDAYEDTIDVFDLLDKTEQNLFEVSENNIRKNYASLNIKIIEALEELEAKKDLKDGLTGVPSGFTELDRITSGWQKSDLIIIAARPGMGKTAFALTAMRNASIDSHFPVAFFSLEMSSIQLVNRLMSAEAELEGEKIRQGRLKDFEWLQLHEKIKPLTQAPIYVDDTPALSIMELRGKCRRLKIKHDIKLIIVDYLQFMVGDTNKKYGSGNREQEIASISRALKNLAKELNVPVIALSQLSRAVEHRGGDKKPLLADLRESGSLEQDADLVIFLYRPELYGLTEDNEGNSTSGLAEVLVAKHRNGQTGEIKLQFIKKFTKFNDSGYNPWGDDDIHSDDATETQKTIIKKSKINGDGENAENSESTPF